One window from the genome of Fodinicurvata sediminis DSM 21159 encodes:
- a CDS encoding (deoxy)nucleoside triphosphate pyrophosphohydrolase, whose translation MMPPAESGCWQAGARETQSQESTDLLLVAAAALVDIDGRILLTQRPEGKDMAGLWEFPGGKVHAGETPEAALIRELKEELGIDTRQSCLAALAFTSHAYESFHLLMPLFACRVWQGTPQGQEGQALAWVKPVRMMDYPMPPADLPLVALLRDFL comes from the coding sequence ATGATGCCGCCGGCCGAGAGCGGGTGCTGGCAGGCCGGTGCGCGCGAAACCCAGTCACAGGAATCAACGGATCTGCTTCTGGTGGCAGCCGCCGCCCTTGTGGATATCGACGGGCGCATCCTGCTAACCCAACGCCCCGAGGGCAAGGACATGGCAGGCCTCTGGGAATTTCCGGGCGGAAAGGTGCATGCCGGGGAAACGCCTGAAGCCGCCCTGATCCGTGAACTCAAGGAAGAGCTGGGGATCGATACGCGGCAGAGTTGCCTGGCGGCCCTGGCCTTCACCTCCCACGCCTACGAGTCTTTTCACCTCCTGATGCCTCTCTTCGCCTGCCGCGTCTGGCAGGGCACCCCACAGGGTCAGGAAGGCCAAGCCCTGGCCTGGGTCAAGCCGGTCCGGATGATGGACTATCCCATGCCGCCGGCCGAT